From the genome of Ptychodera flava strain L36383 chromosome 20, AS_Pfla_20210202, whole genome shotgun sequence, one region includes:
- the LOC139119859 gene encoding bis(5'-adenosyl)-triphosphatase enpp4-like, whose translation MASQMYQACIQAVLMFSLTTSVSLGLNSRLLLISMDGFHPDYLDRANTPNFDQFIREGVRADYVTPTFKTMTFPCHYSIVTGLYQESHGIVGNRMYDPDTQKYFGYSSVETEWWDNGGEPIWVTVRKQGGRSASYFWTGSETETNGGYRPNIWIPYNGSHPFRTRMDTVVRWFQEENIDFITLYFNEPDSTGHEYGPYSDETRAKVEEMDELLGYLVDELKRQEMYDTLNIIVTTDHGMVDISRDRKIDLYDFVDPADVEVISESGAVMNVLPKDGLATKVYEALAGKHPNMTVYTKDTIPTRFHYTSHRRILPILIVCDDGWEIFANLSSQSDSRLDLSGMHGYDNTLMSMRSFFVARGPGFKVNAEARPFTIVDIYPMMCHLMGLQPAPNNGSLANTADILKDDISDANTINLSPYIIFLLGLWVLICHHI comes from the exons ATGGCATCACAGATGTATCAGGCATGTATTCAAGCAGTACTGATGTTCAGTCTCACTACCAGTGTCTCGTTGGGACTCAACTCCCGCCttttgctcatttcaatggACGGCTTCCACCCTGATTATCTGGACCGTGCTAACACGCCAAACTTCGACCAATTCATACGTGAGGGAGTGAGAGCGGATTACGTGACACCAACATTCAAAACCATGACTTTCCCATGTCACTATTCAATAGTTACAG GACTTTACCAAGAAAGCCATGGGATTGTTGGCAATCGAATGTACGACCCCgacacacaaaaatatttcgGTTATTCTTCCGTTGAAACCGAATGGTGGGACAACGGCGGCGAACCCATTTGGGTGACGGTCAGAAAACAGGGAGGGAGAAGTGCGTCGTACTTCTGGACGGGAAGTGAAACAGAGACAAACGGAGGATACAGACCAAACATCTGGATACCTTACAACGGAAGTCATCCTTTCAGGACCAGAATGGATACCGTCGTTAGGTGGTTCCAAGAGGAAAATATAGACTTTATCACACTGTACTTTAACGAGCCAGACAGTACGGGACACGAGTATGGACCATACTCCGACGAGACTCGGGCAAAAGTTGAAGAAATGGACGAGCTCTTAGGCTATTTGGTTGATGAACTCAAACGCCAGGAAATGTACGACACATTGAATATCATCGTGACCACAGATCACGGAATGGTCGACATCTCACGGGATCGAAAAATCGACTTGTACGACTTCGTTGACCCAGCGGATGTCGAGGTGATATCAGAGTCAGGAGCAGTCATGAACGTTTTACCGAAAGATGGCTTGGCGACAAAGGTTTACGAAGCTCTGGCGGGAAAACATCCCAACATGACTGTCTACACAAAGGATACAATCCCAACTCGTTTTCACTACACCAGCCACCGAAGGATTCTGCCGATATTGATTGTCTGTGACGATGGCTGGGAAATATTTGCG aattTGAGTTCGCAGAGTGATAGCCGTCTTGATTTGTCTGGCATGCATGGATACGACAATACTCTGATGTCCATGAGAAGTTTCTTCGTCGCAAGAGGGCCTGGTTTCAAAGTCAACGCTGAAGCCAGACCCTTCACCATCGTCGATATCTATCCAATGATGTGTCATCTAATGGGTTTACAACCAGCTCCCAACAACGGATCTTTGGCAAACACCGCtgacattttgaaagatgaCATCAGCGATGCAAACACTATCAATTTATCGCCATATATCATATTTCTGCTGGGTCTGTGGGTTCTAATTTGCCACCACATTTGA
- the LOC139119856 gene encoding glycerol-3-phosphate acyltransferase 3-like, protein MDQQLFFLVLGFTLTPLMAFYAMVIIPAALGIEVGVRRIYVTTLLKIFEWGKQRIARANENSGGGVVRNGTVVTAQELIERNGPKSLTEAVAGENGSIERKLKHDFHLSDICYFLKGGVESIIDDDVTKRFDAEELSSWNLLTRTNQNYQHLSLRLTVLWGLGFVIRYFILLPFRLSLLVIGISWCMLSYAVIGYLPRGKLKRSIYWYISTVTNRILGRSLSACVTYHNKEYRAAGGGICVANHTSPIDVIILGGNNCYAMIGQRQGGFFGMMQRAFSRAESHIWFDRSEMKDRQAVSRRMKDHVEDPNKLPILIFPEGTCINNTSVMMFKKGCFEIGGTIYPVAIKYDPRFGDAFWNSSKYSLLEYLVMMFSSWALVCDVWYLPPMTQQENETAVEFAGRVKAAIAKQGGLLDLVWDGQLKRQQVKSSFKEEKQAEYSKLITGE, encoded by the exons ATGGATCAACAGCTGTTCTTTCTCGTGTTGGGTTTTACACTTACCCCTCTTATGGCCTTTTACGCCATGGTTATAATACCCGCTGCCCTTGGTATCGAAGTGGGAGTTCGGAGAATCTATGTGACAACActtctgaaaatttttgag TGGGGTAAACAGAGGATAGCTCGTGCAAATGAAAATAGCGGTGGTGGTGTTGTTAGAAATGGAACAGTGGTTACTGCACAAG AGTTGATTGAAAGAAATGGACCAAAAAGTTTGACAGAAGCTGTCGCTGGTGAAAATGGTTCCATTGAAAGGAAATTGAAACATGACTTTCACCTTTCTGACATTTGTTATTTCCTGAAAGGTGGAGTGGAG TCAATCAtcgatgatgatgtcacaaaaaGATTTGATGCAGAAG AATTGTCTTCATGGAACCTTTTAACAAGAacaaatcaaaattatcaacatttaag TCTTCGACTTACAGTACTATGGGGTCTAGGGTTTGTGATCAGGTATTTTATCCTCTTGCCATTTAG ACTCTCACTACTTGTGATTGGAATCAGCTGGTGTATGCTGTCCTATGCAGTGATTGGCTATCTACCTCGTGGCAAGTTGAAACGTTCCATCTACTGGTACATTTCAACTGTGACAAATCGGATATTGGGAAGGTCTTTGTCAGCATGTGTAACATACCATAACAA GGAATACAGAGCTGCAGGAGGTGGAATCTGCGTAGCCAACCATACCTCACCCATCGATGTCATTATACTTGGTGGAAACAACTGCTATGCTATG ATTGGTCAGAGACAAGGTGGCTTCTTTGGTATGATGCAAAGAGCTTTCAGCAGAGCGGAATCTCACATCTGGTTTGACAGGTCAGAGATGAAAGACAGACAGGCAGTGAGTAGAAG AATGAAGGACCACGTCGAAGATCCTAACAAACTGCCAATCCTGATCTTCCCAGAAG GCACTTGCATCAACAACACGTCTGTAATGATGTTCAAAAAAGGCTGTTTTGAGATTGGTGGTACTATATATCCTGTGGCCATCAAG TATGATCCAAGATTTGGCGATGCCTTTTGGAACAGCAGCAAATATTCCTTGCTAGAATATCTGGTAATGATGTTCTCAAGCTGGGCACTAGTCTGTGATGTCTGGTATTTACCACCCATGACTCAACAG GAGAATGAAACAGCTGTAGAGTTTGCAGGCCGAGTCAAAGCTGCCATTGCCAAACAAGGTGGTCTCTTGGATCTAGTGTG GGACGGACAGCTAAAAAGACAACAAGTGAAAAGTTCATTCAAGGAAGAAAAACAGGCAGAATACAGTAAACTGATCACAGGAGAGTGA